A genomic region of Glycine max cultivar Williams 82 chromosome 15, Glycine_max_v4.0, whole genome shotgun sequence contains the following coding sequences:
- the LOC121173535 gene encoding uncharacterized protein, translated as MTWKADPSGVYSTKSAYKLMIIPSTPASELRSSTLLWKLKIPPKPAVFTWRLLKDRLPTRANLIRGNVIIQDIVCPLCGLEQEEVGHLFFNCKRIVGLWWESMTWVQALGPLPASPVDHFLQFCGGFGAHINHSSWCGWWVALTCTIWQHRNLLIFHEKPFDSSKVMEDALFLAWSWLKAREKGFNTSFNQWSSNISDSFG; from the coding sequence ATGACTTGGAAAGCTGATCCTAGTGGTGTTTATTCCACAAAGTCAGCCTACAAATTAATGATAATCCCCTCTACTCCAGCCTCTGAACTGAGATCCTCAACATTACTATGGAAATTGAAAATTCCCCCAAAACCTGCAGTTTTCACTTGGAGGCTTCTTAAAGACAGGCTCCCTACTAGAGCTAATCTCATAAGAGGAAATGTAATCATCCAGGACATTGTTTGTCCCCTCTGTGGCCTAGAACAGGAGGAGGTGGGCCATCTATTTTTTAACTGTAAGAGGATAGTAGGCCTGTGGTGGGAGTCGATGACATGGGTACAGGCTCTTGGACCTCTCCCAGCTTCTCCAGTGGATCATTTTCTACAATTCTGTGGTGGATTTGGAGCACACATAAACCATAGTTCATGGTGTGGATGGTGGGTTGCTCTGACCTGTACCATATGGCAGCATAGGAATCTCCTCATTTTCCATGAAAAACCATTTGACTCATCTAAAGTCATGGAAGATGCTTTGTTCTTAGCTTGGTCTTGGTTAAAAGCTAGAGAAAAAGGCTTTAACACTAGTTTTAACCAATGGTCTTCTAATATCTCAGATTCCTTTGGTTAA